Proteins from a single region of Haloarcula laminariae:
- a CDS encoding mechanosensitive ion channel family protein encodes MQSVSDWPDAVRTLFSPQGTFVVSLVVLGIGLLAGFLVWRAARKFMQEMGVPETVEGTPFERTARSLGTSTVGIVSNLAALFVYVIAITVALNIAQLVQPEAYWTRFTAFLPNLFIAVFAIIIGLIAGDKAKLVVSERLRSVKLPEATIVPEVVKYSIFYLAVLIALGQLGVATLALLILLAAYAFGLVFLTGLALKDLLAAAAAGLYLLLTEPYSIGDEVVIGDQRGIVQEVDMFVTHVESDGREHIIPNQQVMQCGIVRVRD; translated from the coding sequence ATGCAGTCCGTATCCGACTGGCCCGACGCCGTCCGGACGCTGTTCTCGCCCCAGGGGACGTTCGTCGTCTCGCTCGTGGTCCTGGGCATCGGCCTGCTCGCGGGCTTTCTCGTCTGGCGGGCCGCCCGGAAGTTCATGCAGGAGATGGGCGTCCCCGAGACCGTCGAGGGCACGCCCTTCGAGCGGACCGCCCGCAGCCTGGGGACCTCGACGGTCGGTATCGTCTCGAACCTGGCCGCGCTGTTCGTCTACGTCATCGCCATCACCGTCGCGCTCAACATCGCCCAGCTCGTCCAGCCCGAGGCGTACTGGACCCGGTTTACCGCCTTCCTCCCGAACCTCTTCATCGCCGTCTTCGCCATCATCATCGGGCTCATCGCCGGCGACAAGGCAAAGCTGGTCGTCTCCGAACGGCTGCGAAGCGTCAAGCTGCCCGAGGCGACGATTGTGCCCGAGGTAGTCAAGTACAGCATCTTCTATCTCGCGGTCCTCATCGCGCTGGGCCAGCTCGGCGTCGCGACGCTGGCCCTGCTCATCCTGCTTGCGGCGTATGCCTTCGGTCTCGTCTTCCTCACCGGCCTGGCGCTGAAAGACCTGCTCGCGGCCGCCGCCGCCGGGCTCTACCTGTTGCTCACCGAGCCCTACAGCATCGGTGACGAGGTCGTCATCGGCGACCAGCGGGGCATCGTCCAGGAAGTGGACATGTTCGTCACCCACGTCGAGAGCGACGGGCGAGAGCACATCATCCCGAACCAGCAGGTGATGCAATGCGGTATCGTCCGCGTGCGGGACTAG
- a CDS encoding four-helix bundle copper-binding protein, translating to MSLGETVEKIESLSDEQRECIENCNEATEVCEWCADECLGDSDMEECARLCRDVADLASLHARFMARGSAYSATLADACAEACEACADECRDHDADHCQVCADVLQECAESCRQMANA from the coding sequence ATGTCACTTGGAGAGACAGTCGAGAAAATCGAGAGCCTGAGCGACGAGCAACGCGAGTGCATCGAGAACTGCAACGAAGCCACAGAGGTGTGTGAGTGGTGTGCCGACGAGTGTCTCGGCGATTCCGACATGGAAGAGTGCGCCCGCCTCTGTCGGGACGTCGCCGACCTCGCGTCGCTGCACGCCCGGTTCATGGCCCGCGGTTCGGCGTACAGCGCCACCCTCGCAGATGCCTGTGCGGAGGCCTGCGAGGCCTGCGCTGACGAGTGTCGCGACCACGACGCCGACCACTGTCAGGTCTGTGCCGACGTGCTACAGGAGTGTGCGGAAAGCTGCCGGCAGATGGCGAACGCGTAG
- a CDS encoding response regulator, with the protein MDDIRVLHVDDEPDFAEVTAQFLERDGRFTVETAPGGADGLEQLTSAVDCVVSDYDMPGMNGLEFLEAVRESYPDLPFILFTGKGSEAVASEALTLGATDYLQKASGTDQYELLANRVSRAVGQFRAERELERKTELLEKTQDIADAGAWEYDPEQGEAYVTDQVYEIYEVDRDRDLSPMGDIQRFYHPEDCDTVRDAVEGALADGEPYDIEVRVTAADGTDKWVRTRADPQFEDGACQHVRGTVRDITDRREREERLVETKQWYQTLLDGAPDAAFVADTESGEICETNRAGAQLLDRPRDEIVGLDQTALHPPEEGEAYASLFDRHVGAGGGRADSLDGHEELYVVDSAGERIPVEISSQTVEIGGQHYNQGYFRDITARKERERELKRQNERLDEFVTVVSHDLRNPLRTLSASLALIETDDEESLERCHRTVERMEQLIDDLVDLARHGETESEPVPVELAGLATACARTTGLSEGALSVTTDATIAADESQLRHLLENLFSNAVEHSSTDRQSQSAGAISDGDGVSLTVGPLDGGFYVADDGPGIPESERERVFRVGYSTSDRGTGFGLNIVKEAAETHGWDVDVTESAEGGARFEITGVEFADG; encoded by the coding sequence ATGGACGACATCCGCGTTCTTCACGTCGACGACGAGCCGGATTTCGCCGAGGTAACGGCCCAGTTCCTCGAACGCGACGGCCGTTTCACAGTCGAGACCGCGCCCGGCGGGGCCGACGGGCTGGAACAGCTCACGTCGGCGGTCGACTGTGTCGTCTCCGACTACGACATGCCCGGGATGAACGGCCTGGAGTTCCTCGAAGCCGTCCGCGAGTCCTACCCCGACCTCCCGTTTATCCTCTTTACCGGGAAGGGGAGCGAAGCGGTCGCCAGCGAGGCCCTGACGCTCGGCGCGACGGACTATCTCCAGAAAGCGTCCGGCACCGACCAGTACGAACTGCTCGCGAACCGGGTCAGCCGGGCGGTGGGGCAGTTCCGCGCGGAGCGGGAACTGGAGCGGAAAACCGAGCTGCTGGAGAAGACCCAGGACATCGCCGACGCCGGGGCCTGGGAGTACGACCCGGAACAGGGGGAGGCGTACGTCACCGACCAGGTGTACGAGATATACGAGGTCGACCGGGACCGCGACCTGTCGCCGATGGGTGACATCCAGCGGTTCTACCACCCCGAGGACTGCGATACGGTCCGGGACGCCGTCGAGGGGGCCCTGGCGGACGGCGAGCCGTACGATATCGAGGTCCGGGTCACCGCCGCCGACGGCACCGACAAATGGGTTCGGACGCGGGCCGACCCCCAGTTCGAGGACGGTGCCTGTCAGCACGTCCGCGGGACGGTTCGGGACATCACGGACCGCCGGGAACGGGAGGAGCGTCTCGTCGAGACCAAGCAGTGGTACCAGACCCTGCTCGACGGCGCCCCGGACGCGGCCTTCGTCGCCGACACCGAGTCGGGCGAGATATGCGAGACGAACCGGGCGGGGGCCCAACTGCTCGACCGGCCCCGCGATGAGATAGTCGGACTCGACCAGACGGCGCTGCACCCGCCCGAGGAGGGGGAAGCGTACGCGTCGCTGTTCGACCGGCACGTCGGCGCCGGCGGCGGCCGGGCCGACTCGCTCGACGGGCACGAGGAGCTCTACGTCGTCGATTCGGCGGGCGAGCGAATCCCCGTGGAGATCAGCTCCCAGACCGTCGAAATCGGCGGACAGCACTACAACCAGGGGTACTTCCGCGACATCACGGCCCGCAAGGAGCGCGAGCGGGAACTCAAGCGCCAGAACGAGCGCCTCGACGAGTTCGTCACGGTGGTCAGTCACGACCTCCGGAACCCGCTGCGGACGCTCTCCGCGTCGCTCGCCCTCATCGAGACCGACGACGAGGAGTCCCTCGAACGGTGTCACCGTACCGTCGAGCGGATGGAGCAACTGATAGACGACCTGGTCGACCTGGCCCGGCACGGCGAGACGGAGTCGGAGCCGGTGCCGGTCGAACTCGCCGGGCTCGCGACGGCGTGTGCCCGGACGACCGGCCTCTCGGAGGGGGCTCTCTCGGTGACGACGGACGCGACCATCGCCGCCGACGAATCGCAGCTCAGACACCTGCTCGAGAATCTCTTTTCGAACGCTGTCGAACACAGCTCGACGGACCGGCAATCGCAGTCCGCGGGCGCCATCAGCGACGGCGACGGGGTCTCGCTCACCGTCGGGCCCCTTGACGGCGGCTTCTATGTCGCAGACGACGGGCCGGGCATCCCCGAGAGCGAGCGCGAGCGCGTCTTCCGGGTCGGCTATTCGACGAGTGACCGAGGCACCGGGTTCGGGTTGAACATCGTCAAAGAGGCCGCCGAGACGCACGGCTGGGACGTCGACGTGACCGAGAGCGCCGAGGGGGGCGCCCGGTTCGAGATTACCGGTGTCGAGTTCGCCGACGGCTGA
- a CDS encoding DUF488 domain-containing protein, which produces MSGAVRETYVAAVQHDLADLTGDETLVGVVREPTGWFHAAVDENRPELGPPSELLGETKQRAEDLRMQGLCETGAHNAAWDETDFESRYRSHLDDDDGARRALDGLASRVRNGETVVLVCFEDDNKRCHRHLLRDRLRERTDAV; this is translated from the coding sequence ATGAGCGGAGCGGTACGGGAGACGTACGTGGCGGCGGTACAGCACGACTTGGCCGACCTCACTGGGGACGAGACGCTCGTCGGTGTGGTCCGCGAGCCGACGGGCTGGTTCCACGCCGCGGTCGACGAGAACCGCCCGGAACTGGGGCCGCCGTCGGAGCTGCTCGGGGAGACCAAACAGCGCGCCGAGGACCTGCGGATGCAGGGGCTCTGTGAGACGGGCGCGCACAACGCCGCCTGGGACGAGACTGACTTCGAGTCCCGGTACCGCTCACATCTCGACGATGACGACGGTGCTCGGCGGGCGCTCGACGGGCTGGCGTCGCGGGTCCGGAACGGCGAGACGGTCGTTCTCGTCTGCTTCGAGGACGACAACAAACGGTGTCATCGCCACCTCCTCCGGGACCGACTCCGCGAGCGGACCGACGCGGTGTGA
- a CDS encoding acyltransferase produces the protein MSDATEPDGESAPTDAERRHDRLERTATPGPRNSLFPWPAGKGRLRVMVNYVVILVCRISPSLRLKNWLLRRLGVTVGEGVAWGLESTPDVFWPEHITVEADAIVGYDATLLCHEFLQDEYRTGEVVVGERAMVGAGAIVLPGVEIGADAQVAANSLVVEDVPPGTTVAGVPAEPVGGAD, from the coding sequence GTGAGCGACGCGACAGAGCCGGACGGCGAGTCGGCCCCGACGGACGCGGAGCGGCGACACGACCGGCTGGAGCGTACCGCGACGCCCGGCCCGCGCAACTCGCTGTTCCCGTGGCCGGCGGGGAAAGGGCGGCTGCGCGTGATGGTGAACTACGTCGTCATCCTCGTCTGCCGTATCTCGCCGAGCCTCCGGCTCAAGAACTGGCTCCTGCGCCGCCTCGGCGTCACCGTCGGCGAGGGCGTCGCCTGGGGGCTCGAATCGACGCCGGACGTGTTCTGGCCCGAACACATCACGGTCGAGGCCGACGCCATCGTCGGCTACGACGCGACGCTGCTCTGTCACGAGTTCCTCCAGGACGAGTACCGCACCGGCGAGGTGGTGGTCGGCGAGCGGGCGATGGTCGGCGCGGGCGCTATCGTCCTGCCCGGCGTCGAAATCGGCGCTGACGCCCAGGTCGCGGCGAACTCGCTGGTCGTCGAGGACGTCCCGCCCGGGACCACGGTCGCCGGGGTGCCGGCGGAACCGGTCGGCGGCGCGGACTAG
- the purD gene encoding phosphoribosylamine--glycine ligase — translation MTETVLLVGGGGREHAVARALADSDADLYACAGNRNPGIVDLAEGFETLETTNPQAVTEYAEDVEATLAVVGPEAPLAAGVADALDEAGIYAFGPQESEARIETDKAFQRRFMAEHDIPGCPDFETFDDMEAACDYIDEYDGDLAVKPAGLTGGKGVRVIGDQCTAEEAKEYLRDSDYDRVVLEERLVGEEFTVQALVANGQLRVTPAVQDHKRAYEGDEGPNTGGMGSYSDASLELPFMTEDDYDAAVDVLRATVDALEGYKGVLYGQFMLTETGPRVVEFNARFGDPEAMNTLPVLNTDLLDVLVAAREERSIPQLSFQPKATVCKYAVPDGYPTDPEAGAEVTIDATNAGDALLFYASVDDREDGVYTTTSRSYAVVGIADTITEAEAIAEGALERAGTEGLRVRHDIGKPDLVQQRIDHMNEIRES, via the coding sequence ATGACAGAGACAGTGCTGCTCGTGGGCGGCGGCGGCCGCGAACACGCCGTCGCGCGTGCGCTCGCCGATTCGGACGCCGACCTCTACGCCTGTGCCGGCAACCGCAATCCGGGCATCGTCGACCTCGCCGAGGGGTTCGAGACGCTAGAGACGACCAACCCCCAGGCCGTCACCGAGTACGCTGAGGATGTCGAGGCCACGCTCGCCGTCGTCGGCCCGGAGGCCCCGCTCGCGGCCGGCGTCGCCGACGCGCTCGACGAGGCCGGTATCTACGCCTTCGGGCCGCAGGAATCGGAGGCCCGCATCGAGACGGACAAGGCGTTCCAGCGGCGGTTCATGGCCGAACACGACATTCCGGGGTGTCCGGACTTCGAGACGTTCGACGACATGGAGGCCGCCTGCGACTACATCGACGAGTACGACGGCGACCTGGCCGTCAAGCCCGCCGGGCTCACCGGCGGCAAGGGCGTCCGGGTCATCGGCGACCAGTGCACTGCCGAGGAGGCAAAGGAGTACCTCCGCGATTCGGACTACGACCGCGTCGTCCTCGAAGAGCGCCTCGTCGGCGAGGAGTTCACCGTCCAGGCCCTCGTCGCCAACGGCCAGCTCCGGGTCACCCCCGCGGTGCAGGACCACAAGCGCGCCTACGAGGGCGACGAGGGGCCCAACACCGGCGGGATGGGGAGCTACTCCGACGCCAGCCTCGAACTCCCGTTCATGACCGAGGACGACTACGACGCCGCCGTCGACGTGCTCCGCGCGACCGTCGACGCCCTCGAGGGCTACAAGGGCGTGCTGTACGGCCAGTTCATGCTGACCGAGACTGGCCCCCGTGTCGTGGAGTTCAACGCCCGCTTTGGCGACCCCGAGGCGATGAACACCCTCCCGGTGCTCAACACGGACCTCCTCGACGTGCTTGTCGCCGCCCGGGAGGAGCGCTCGATTCCGCAGCTCTCCTTCCAGCCCAAGGCGACAGTCTGTAAGTACGCCGTCCCCGACGGCTACCCGACCGACCCCGAGGCCGGCGCCGAGGTCACCATCGACGCCACCAACGCCGGCGACGCCCTGCTGTTCTACGCCTCCGTCGACGACCGCGAGGACGGCGTCTACACCACGACCTCCCGCTCGTACGCCGTGGTCGGCATCGCCGACACCATCACCGAGGCCGAGGCTATCGCCGAGGGCGCCCTGGAGCGGGCCGGGACCGAGGGCCTGCGCGTGCGCCACGACATCGGCAAGCCGGACCTCGTCCAGCAGCGCATCGACCACATGAACGAGATCCGAGAGTCGTAA
- a CDS encoding serine hydrolase domain-containing protein: MPRITDSDRQRLREAFDRQLDAGLHHGAQLAVYVDGDPVVDFAGGTTGPDGGETTTDTRHVVFSCTKPYAGVGLHQLIEDGEADYDDPVVDHWPEFAEEGTQKADITIRHVLSHTAGIPYGEFDDQAEQWGDWDAVVRAMEDIEPVFEPGEQPAYHSVNYGWLVGELVRRLSGQHVDEYVAENVFEPLGMDRTSIGLGPDEDDDVATLSGFEVFDRCRDPGEGLGDPASESAAAFNNEAIRRAVIPAANGIGTAGDMARFYACMANGGELDGTRLLDEATVDLATTTHAETESDGALSRPARYGLGFWTGGLANDMFGSLSRERMFGHAGLGSIFGWGDPELNVGFAYVTNGIREESWEHAARVAGLSDAVRLALLE; this comes from the coding sequence ATGCCACGAATCACCGACAGCGACCGACAGCGGCTCCGTGAGGCGTTCGACCGGCAGCTGGACGCCGGTCTCCACCACGGCGCCCAGCTGGCCGTCTACGTCGACGGCGACCCCGTCGTCGACTTCGCGGGCGGCACGACCGGCCCGGACGGCGGCGAGACCACAACGGACACGCGTCACGTCGTCTTCTCGTGTACGAAACCGTACGCCGGCGTCGGGCTCCACCAGCTCATCGAGGACGGCGAGGCCGACTACGACGACCCGGTCGTCGACCACTGGCCCGAGTTCGCCGAGGAGGGCACACAGAAGGCCGACATCACCATCCGACACGTACTCAGCCACACCGCCGGCATCCCCTACGGCGAGTTCGACGACCAGGCCGAGCAGTGGGGCGACTGGGACGCCGTGGTCCGGGCGATGGAAGACATCGAGCCGGTCTTCGAGCCCGGCGAGCAGCCGGCGTATCACTCGGTCAACTACGGCTGGCTCGTCGGCGAGCTCGTCCGTCGACTGAGCGGCCAGCACGTCGACGAGTACGTCGCCGAGAACGTCTTCGAGCCCCTGGGGATGGACCGGACGTCTATCGGGCTCGGGCCCGACGAGGACGACGACGTGGCCACCCTCTCCGGGTTCGAGGTGTTCGACCGCTGTCGCGACCCGGGCGAGGGGCTCGGGGACCCCGCGTCGGAATCCGCGGCGGCGTTCAACAACGAGGCCATCCGCCGGGCCGTCATCCCGGCCGCCAACGGCATCGGGACCGCCGGCGACATGGCGCGGTTCTACGCCTGTATGGCAAACGGCGGCGAGCTCGACGGGACGAGACTCCTCGACGAAGCGACGGTCGACCTGGCGACGACGACCCACGCCGAGACGGAGTCGGACGGGGCCCTCTCCCGACCGGCCCGCTACGGGCTGGGCTTCTGGACCGGCGGGCTTGCCAACGACATGTTCGGCTCGCTCAGCCGCGAGCGGATGTTCGGCCACGCCGGCCTCGGCAGCATCTTCGGCTGGGGCGACCCGGAACTGAACGTCGGGTTCGCATACGTTACCAACGGCATCCGGGAGGAGTCGTGGGAGCACGCGGCCCGGGTCGCCGGCCTGTCCGACGCCGTCCGGCTGGCGCTGCTGGAGTAG
- a CDS encoding helix-turn-helix transcriptional regulator: protein MPPVVDTADVVARRREVLQALSEPLTKPELVQRLSISRSTVDRAIEELRSASLVAREGSSYEATYAGRQALSAYEGFLDRLDALTRAQPVLDALPPDVDIDPAVLRDATVVESTIATPQAPIEAATALGDGATKLRATGPSVTPTYIGEVAELVDDGDDTELVLTADVFDALSSAYEDAFARFSSADNVALYVTDETMPYAVWIAEKPGGTVSGFIVHTDEGVRGAVHSDTEAMNEWTRAKYEAFKRDADRVD, encoded by the coding sequence ATGCCCCCGGTGGTAGACACTGCGGACGTCGTCGCCCGGCGGCGTGAGGTGTTGCAGGCGCTGTCGGAGCCACTGACCAAGCCCGAACTGGTACAGCGGCTCTCTATCTCCCGCTCGACGGTCGACAGAGCCATCGAGGAGCTGCGCTCGGCGTCACTGGTCGCCAGGGAGGGCAGCAGCTACGAGGCGACCTACGCCGGCCGACAGGCGCTCTCGGCCTACGAGGGTTTTCTCGACCGGCTCGACGCGCTCACACGCGCCCAGCCGGTCCTCGACGCGCTGCCCCCCGACGTCGATATCGACCCCGCCGTTCTCCGCGACGCGACCGTCGTGGAGTCGACGATAGCGACGCCACAGGCCCCCATCGAGGCGGCGACTGCGCTGGGCGACGGCGCGACGAAACTGCGGGCCACCGGACCATCGGTGACGCCAACGTACATCGGCGAAGTCGCCGAACTCGTCGACGACGGCGACGACACGGAACTGGTGTTGACTGCGGACGTGTTCGACGCGCTGTCCTCGGCGTACGAGGACGCGTTCGCGCGCTTCTCGTCGGCCGACAACGTGGCGCTCTACGTGACCGACGAGACGATGCCGTACGCGGTCTGGATAGCCGAGAAACCCGGGGGAACCGTCAGCGGCTTCATCGTCCACACGGACGAGGGCGTCCGCGGCGCCGTCCACAGCGACACCGAAGCCATGAACGAGTGGACGCGGGCGAAATACGAGGCGTTCAAACGGGACGCCGACCGGGTCGACTAG
- a CDS encoding PLP-dependent cysteine synthase family protein, with the protein MHESLNDSIVETIGSPLVSVAAPEGTTVAAKVESFNPGGSAKDRPARFMIERAEREGVITPGDTLVEPTSGNTGIGMAMVGAAKGYDVVLVMPGSKSPERRQVMGAYGAEIERVDGDISAAKERADELTDRDGYIQLRQFENPANPEAHYETTGPEILEQVGDRTVDALVAGVGTGGTITGIGRRLREAFPDVDIVAVEPADNAVLSGMEPGTGEDSFQGMGPGFVSDNLDVDLLDDVKTVELDDAEAECRRLAREEGILVGQSSGASNLAAREVAEELRAEGVTDPFVVTVYWDSGERYMSTGMFD; encoded by the coding sequence ATGCACGAGTCACTCAACGACTCCATCGTCGAGACCATCGGCTCGCCGCTGGTGTCGGTCGCCGCCCCGGAGGGGACGACCGTGGCCGCGAAGGTCGAGTCGTTCAACCCGGGCGGCTCCGCGAAGGACCGCCCGGCGCGGTTCATGATAGAACGGGCCGAGCGCGAGGGGGTCATCACCCCCGGCGACACGCTGGTCGAACCGACCAGCGGCAACACCGGTATCGGGATGGCGATGGTCGGCGCCGCGAAGGGGTACGACGTGGTGCTGGTGATGCCCGGCTCGAAGTCGCCCGAGCGCCGCCAGGTAATGGGTGCCTACGGCGCCGAAATCGAACGGGTCGACGGCGACATCTCGGCCGCCAAGGAGCGGGCCGACGAACTCACCGACCGCGACGGCTACATCCAGCTGCGGCAGTTCGAGAACCCGGCGAACCCGGAGGCTCACTACGAGACCACGGGCCCCGAGATACTCGAACAGGTCGGCGACCGGACCGTCGACGCCCTGGTCGCGGGCGTCGGGACCGGCGGCACCATCACGGGCATCGGCCGCCGCCTCCGGGAGGCGTTCCCCGACGTGGACATCGTCGCCGTCGAGCCGGCCGACAACGCCGTCCTCTCGGGGATGGAGCCCGGTACCGGCGAGGACAGCTTCCAGGGGATGGGGCCCGGGTTCGTCAGCGACAACCTCGACGTGGACCTGCTGGACGACGTCAAGACCGTCGAACTCGACGACGCCGAGGCCGAATGTCGCCGCCTCGCCCGCGAGGAGGGCATCCTCGTCGGGCAGTCCTCGGGCGCGTCGAATCTCGCGGCCCGGGAGGTGGCCGAGGAACTGAGAGCGGAGGGGGTCACGGACCCGTTCGTCGTCACGGTCTACTGGGACAGCGGCGAGCGGTACATGTCGACCGGGATGTTCGACTAG
- a CDS encoding thioredoxin family protein, whose protein sequence is MSETGRLETMEPNPVWVEDAYADTVDLLASHRTELHYHVWGGDWCKDCRAQLPDFGAALKAAEVPASRIHHYPTEKEEDGSKTGPGVEEYDIEYIPTVVVEHDGEEIARFVEEERVPIAVCLADEIESAL, encoded by the coding sequence ATGAGCGAAACCGGACGCCTCGAAACGATGGAGCCGAACCCGGTCTGGGTCGAGGACGCCTACGCCGACACGGTCGATCTCCTCGCCAGCCACCGGACCGAACTGCACTACCACGTCTGGGGCGGCGACTGGTGCAAGGACTGTCGCGCACAGCTTCCCGACTTCGGCGCGGCGCTGAAAGCCGCGGAGGTCCCCGCCTCGCGGATTCACCACTACCCGACCGAGAAGGAGGAGGACGGCTCGAAGACCGGCCCCGGCGTCGAGGAGTACGACATCGAGTACATCCCGACGGTCGTCGTCGAACACGACGGCGAGGAGATCGCCCGCTTCGTCGAGGAGGAACGGGTCCCCATCGCCGTCTGTCTCGCCGACGAGATAGAGTCGGCGCTCTGA
- a CDS encoding thioredoxin domain-containing protein: MSDPTARNRLDEAESPYLRQHADNPVNWQPWDERALEAAKERDVPIFLSIGYAACHWCHVMEEESFQDEAVAEQLNENFVPIKVDREERPDLDSIYMSICQQVTGGGGWPLSAWLTPEGEPFYVGTYFPPEEKRGQPGFSELLDRLSHSWSDPEQREEMENRARQWTDAIESDLEDVGEPGDPAEDLIQTAATVAHRGADRDHGGWGSGGPKFPQTGRIHALLRAHGDGGAPSGGPDDDYLAVVEETLNAMADRGLYDHVGGGFHRYSTDMQWAVPHFEKMLYDNAEIPRAFLAGYQATGNERYAAVVRETFDFVQRELQHDEGGFFSTLDAVSRPPGSDESADTEEGAFYVWTPEQVHDAVDDETAADIVCEYFGVTGSGNFEGATVLGVRKPVGVLAEEYDLSETALTEKLQTALNEAFEARESRPRPARDEKILAGWNGLMISALAEGALVLDDGYADVAADALSFVREHLWDESENRLSRRFKDGDVAIDGYLEDYAFLGRGAFDLYQATGDVEYLDFALDLADAVVEAFWDSEAETLYFTPTGGESLVARPQELGDQSTPSSTGVAVSLLLELAHFSDGDRFADVAERVVRSHADRVSANPLQHASLTLATDTYEQGSLELTLVCDPTDPPAEWTETLADRYVPRRLLAWRPDEGLESWLDTLDLAETPPIWAGRDRVDGEPTVYACRNFACSPPRHDLREALDWGQD; this comes from the coding sequence ATGAGCGACCCTACCGCCCGGAACCGACTCGACGAGGCCGAGAGCCCCTATCTCCGCCAGCACGCGGACAACCCCGTCAACTGGCAACCGTGGGACGAGCGGGCCCTCGAAGCCGCGAAGGAGCGGGACGTGCCCATCTTTCTCTCTATCGGCTACGCCGCCTGTCACTGGTGTCACGTCATGGAGGAGGAGAGCTTCCAGGACGAGGCCGTCGCCGAGCAACTGAACGAGAACTTCGTCCCCATCAAGGTCGACCGGGAGGAACGGCCTGACCTCGACAGCATCTACATGAGCATCTGCCAGCAGGTGACCGGCGGCGGCGGGTGGCCCCTCTCGGCGTGGCTCACGCCCGAGGGGGAGCCCTTCTACGTCGGGACGTACTTCCCGCCCGAGGAGAAGCGCGGCCAGCCCGGCTTTTCGGAACTGCTCGACCGCCTCTCTCACTCCTGGTCGGACCCCGAGCAACGCGAGGAGATGGAGAACCGCGCCCGGCAGTGGACCGACGCCATCGAGAGCGACCTCGAAGACGTTGGCGAACCCGGCGACCCCGCCGAGGACCTCATACAGACGGCGGCGACCGTCGCCCACCGGGGCGCCGACCGGGACCACGGCGGCTGGGGGTCGGGCGGGCCGAAGTTCCCACAGACCGGGCGGATTCACGCGCTCCTCCGGGCGCACGGGGACGGCGGGGCTCCCAGCGGCGGACCCGACGACGACTACCTGGCCGTCGTCGAGGAGACGCTGAACGCGATGGCCGACCGCGGGCTCTACGACCACGTCGGCGGCGGCTTCCACCGCTACTCGACGGACATGCAGTGGGCGGTACCCCACTTCGAGAAGATGCTGTACGACAACGCCGAGATACCCCGCGCCTTCCTCGCCGGCTACCAGGCCACCGGCAACGAACGCTACGCAGCGGTCGTCCGCGAGACGTTCGACTTCGTCCAGCGGGAGCTCCAGCACGACGAGGGGGGCTTTTTCAGCACGCTGGACGCCGTCAGCCGACCGCCCGGGAGCGACGAAAGCGCCGACACCGAGGAGGGCGCCTTCTACGTCTGGACGCCCGAACAGGTCCACGACGCCGTGGACGACGAAACGGCGGCAGACATCGTCTGTGAGTACTTCGGCGTCACCGGGAGCGGGAACTTCGAGGGGGCGACGGTGCTCGGCGTCCGCAAGCCCGTCGGGGTACTCGCCGAGGAGTACGACCTGAGCGAGACGGCGCTGACCGAAAAGCTACAGACGGCCCTGAACGAGGCCTTCGAGGCCCGCGAGTCCCGACCGCGCCCCGCCCGCGACGAGAAGATTCTGGCCGGCTGGAACGGGCTGATGATATCGGCCCTCGCGGAGGGCGCTCTCGTCCTCGACGACGGCTACGCCGACGTGGCCGCCGACGCGCTCTCGTTCGTCCGCGAGCACCTCTGGGACGAGTCCGAAAACCGCCTCTCGCGTCGCTTCAAGGACGGCGACGTGGCTATCGACGGCTACCTGGAGGACTACGCCTTCCTCGGGCGGGGCGCGTTCGACCTCTATCAGGCCACCGGCGACGTCGAGTACCTGGACTTCGCGCTGGACCTGGCTGACGCCGTCGTCGAGGCCTTCTGGGACAGCGAGGCGGAGACGCTGTATTTCACCCCGACCGGCGGCGAGTCGCTGGTCGCCCGGCCACAGGAGCTTGGCGACCAGTCCACTCCCTCCAGTACGGGCGTCGCGGTGTCGCTGTTGCTGGAACTGGCCCACTTCAGCGACGGCGACCGGTTCGCCGACGTGGCCGAGCGGGTCGTCCGGAGCCACGCCGACCGCGTCTCCGCGAACCCGCTGCAACACGCCTCGCTCACGCTCGCGACGGACACCTACGAGCAGGGGTCGCTCGAACTCACGCTCGTCTGTGACCCGACCGACCCGCCGGCCGAGTGGACCGAGACTCTCGCCGACCGCTACGTCCCCCGGCGCCTGCTGGCCTGGCGGCCCGACGAGGGCCTGGAATCGTGGCTCGATACGCTCGACCTGGCCGAGACCCCGCCCATCTGGGCCGGGCGCGACCGCGTCGACGGCGAGCCGACGGTGTACGCCTGTCGGAACTTCGCCTGCTCGCCGCCCCGACACGACCTCCGCGAGGCCCTCGACTGGGGACAGGATTGA